From one Paeniglutamicibacter psychrophenolicus genomic stretch:
- the coaE gene encoding dephospho-CoA kinase, translated as MLNVGLTGGIAAGKSAVARILVDLGAVLIDADAIARAVVEPGTPGLEAVVAAFGPGILGPDGSLDRPALGALVFADTAAREKLNSIVHPLVRAEAARLREAAPAGSVIVQDIPLLVETGQGQDFDKVLVVAAPLAERLRRMVEDRSMAEADALARIAAQATDEQRAAVADAVINNSGTLEQLHQRVNEIWETHIAPFTSHAH; from the coding sequence ATGCTCAATGTTGGCCTGACAGGCGGAATCGCCGCCGGCAAATCCGCTGTCGCCCGGATCCTGGTTGACCTCGGCGCGGTGCTCATCGACGCCGACGCCATCGCCCGGGCCGTCGTGGAACCCGGAACCCCGGGGCTCGAAGCGGTCGTTGCCGCCTTCGGCCCCGGGATCCTCGGACCCGACGGTTCCCTGGACCGCCCCGCGCTCGGGGCGCTGGTCTTTGCCGACACCGCGGCCCGCGAAAAACTGAACTCCATCGTCCACCCCCTGGTGCGCGCCGAGGCCGCCCGCCTGCGCGAGGCCGCACCCGCGGGCTCGGTCATCGTCCAGGACATCCCGCTGCTGGTGGAAACCGGCCAGGGGCAAGACTTCGACAAGGTGCTGGTGGTGGCCGCACCGCTGGCCGAACGCCTGCGGCGCATGGTCGAAGACCGGTCGATGGCCGAGGCCGACGCCCTGGCGCGGATCGCCGCGCAGGCCACCGACGAGCAACGCGCCGCCGTCGCCGATGCCGTGATCAACAATTCGGGCACGCTGGAACAGCTGCACCAACGCGTCAACGAGATCTGGGAGACCCACATTGCCCCATTCACCAGCCATGCCCACTGA
- a CDS encoding TetR/AcrR family transcriptional regulator translates to MSQRRMAPPQRRALIAEAARQAILRDGLRNTGLREIARQAQTSVGTVTYHFAGIHEIFAEAAVLEMDSFYTPLVEAADAETNAVPALLLLVDPLFDGSEESLRHWRFWSDYWSESARFPDLPAEEYGRLNLWRSACERTIRRGIGDGTFRADADPRSVAVKTSAYVDGISTQLSLGAPGLDHNLARAWVRQFLQCELGAAFEAG, encoded by the coding sequence GTGAGCCAGCGACGGATGGCGCCCCCGCAGCGACGCGCCCTGATCGCCGAAGCGGCCCGGCAGGCGATCCTGCGCGACGGCTTGCGCAATACCGGGCTGCGGGAGATTGCCCGGCAGGCACAAACCTCGGTGGGCACCGTGACCTATCATTTCGCGGGCATCCACGAGATCTTTGCCGAAGCGGCAGTGCTCGAAATGGACTCGTTCTACACGCCGTTGGTGGAGGCCGCAGACGCCGAAACCAATGCGGTGCCTGCCCTGCTGCTGCTGGTCGACCCGCTGTTCGACGGGTCGGAGGAAAGCCTGCGGCACTGGCGTTTCTGGTCGGATTACTGGAGCGAGTCCGCCCGCTTTCCGGACCTGCCGGCAGAGGAATACGGCCGGTTGAACCTGTGGCGGTCTGCTTGCGAGCGAACCATCCGGCGCGGTATCGGAGATGGAACCTTCCGTGCGGACGCCGATCCGCGCTCGGTGGCCGTGAAAACCTCGGCCTATGTGGACGGGATTTCCACCCAACTCAGCCTCGGTGCACCGGGCCTGGACCACAACCTGGCCAGGGCATGGGTGCGACAATTCCTGCAGTGCGAGCTGGGCGCGGCGTTCGAAGCAGGGTAG
- a CDS encoding CocE/NonD family hydrolase, translating into MKYIDPLPRQILVEDSWITLADGTRLHARTWRPRDSDRHPVPGLLEYLPYRLDDWTAPRDNERHPYYAGHGYASVRVDIRGTGSSDGLFIDEYSEQEQADGLEVLAWIAEQSWCTGSLGMFGISWGGFNSLQLAGHAPEALKAIVTVCSTDDRYDNDVHYMGGALLGIDMASWGGTMFAFNARPPRPEVVGESWVEQWRQRLENTRPMTGRWLEHQERDEYWRQGSVCEDYSSIKAAVLAVGGWHDPYRDAVLRLVQNLDSPVRGIIGPWSHQYPDRGYAPGPGINFLRETLAWWDHWLKGIDNGADLGPKLLAYLPEGDPPATYYERRKGHWLGLSNWPAQEIRSQRHALSEGSCSTPVHDGVALVRSPQHTGADAGRFFPFGNATDLPPDQRAEDGRSVCIDLPPAPDPVGILGNPRVRLRLRADAAEANIIARLCDVAPDGSSTLVTRGVLNLNKREGRDKAVPMPVGQYVEVEFEMVGIGYVFAPGHTIRLALSSNYWPWIWPPPGDPALEIELAASTLELPVLGADAAVMATDSGLIEGVGFGKPEQSPRLAVDYLENDGGKIDPAFVAGSQRSVSHDVESGQWVLDVDPGYGGSRRYPDGLVFTEYSRETYTIRDGDPLSGQARSAWSIGLANEGWSARLETHSVLGADASNFLLTNTVTAWATVGDAEEELVADQEWTEVIPRTST; encoded by the coding sequence ATGAAGTACATCGACCCGCTGCCGCGCCAGATCCTCGTCGAGGACTCCTGGATAACGCTGGCCGACGGCACCCGGCTGCACGCCAGGACCTGGCGCCCGCGCGATTCGGACCGCCATCCGGTCCCGGGACTGCTGGAGTACCTGCCCTACCGGTTGGATGACTGGACGGCACCGCGTGACAACGAACGCCACCCCTATTACGCGGGGCACGGCTATGCCTCGGTGCGCGTGGACATCCGCGGCACCGGAAGCTCCGACGGGCTGTTCATCGATGAATACTCCGAGCAGGAGCAGGCCGACGGCCTCGAGGTTCTCGCCTGGATCGCCGAGCAGTCCTGGTGCACCGGATCCCTGGGGATGTTCGGCATCTCCTGGGGTGGCTTCAACTCGCTGCAACTGGCCGGACACGCCCCCGAGGCACTCAAGGCCATTGTCACCGTCTGCTCCACCGATGACCGGTACGACAACGATGTGCACTACATGGGCGGGGCGCTGCTGGGCATCGACATGGCCTCGTGGGGCGGGACGATGTTTGCCTTCAACGCCCGGCCGCCGCGGCCCGAGGTGGTCGGTGAATCATGGGTCGAGCAGTGGCGCCAGCGGCTGGAGAACACCCGCCCGATGACCGGACGATGGCTGGAACACCAGGAACGCGACGAATACTGGCGGCAGGGCAGCGTCTGCGAGGACTACTCCTCCATCAAGGCGGCCGTGCTCGCCGTCGGCGGCTGGCACGACCCGTACCGCGATGCGGTGCTGCGCCTGGTCCAGAACCTGGACTCCCCGGTCCGCGGCATCATCGGGCCTTGGTCGCACCAGTACCCTGACCGCGGCTACGCGCCGGGCCCGGGCATCAACTTCCTGCGCGAAACGCTCGCCTGGTGGGACCACTGGCTCAAGGGAATCGACAACGGTGCCGATCTCGGCCCGAAACTGTTGGCCTACCTGCCCGAGGGCGACCCGCCAGCCACCTACTACGAACGGCGCAAGGGCCACTGGCTGGGACTGTCCAACTGGCCGGCGCAGGAGATCCGCAGTCAACGGCATGCCCTGTCCGAGGGCAGCTGCAGCACCCCGGTCCACGACGGGGTGGCGCTCGTGCGCAGCCCGCAGCACACCGGGGCCGACGCGGGCAGGTTCTTCCCGTTCGGCAACGCCACGGACCTCCCGCCGGATCAGCGGGCGGAGGACGGACGGAGCGTGTGCATCGATTTGCCGCCGGCTCCCGATCCGGTGGGCATCCTGGGCAACCCGCGGGTGCGCCTGCGGCTGCGCGCCGATGCGGCCGAAGCCAATATCATCGCCCGATTGTGCGATGTCGCCCCGGACGGCTCCTCGACTCTGGTGACCCGCGGGGTGTTGAACCTGAACAAGCGCGAGGGCCGGGACAAGGCGGTGCCAATGCCCGTCGGTCAGTACGTCGAGGTCGAATTCGAGATGGTCGGTATCGGCTACGTCTTCGCTCCCGGGCACACGATCCGGCTCGCGCTTTCCTCCAACTACTGGCCGTGGATCTGGCCGCCGCCCGGGGACCCGGCGCTCGAAATCGAGCTGGCCGCCAGCACGCTCGAGCTGCCGGTGCTGGGAGCCGACGCGGCCGTCATGGCCACCGATTCCGGGCTCATCGAGGGCGTCGGGTTCGGAAAGCCTGAACAGTCGCCACGGCTTGCCGTGGACTACCTGGAGAATGACGGCGGGAAGATCGATCCGGCCTTCGTCGCCGGATCCCAGCGCAGCGTGAGCCATGACGTTGAATCCGGGCAGTGGGTGCTGGATGTGGACCCGGGCTACGGCGGCTCGCGCCGCTACCCCGACGGGCTGGTCTTCACCGAATACAGCCGCGAGACGTACACGATCCGAGACGGCGACCCACTCAGCGGCCAGGCTCGTTCGGCGTGGTCGATTGGCCTTGCCAACGAGGGCTGGTCGGCCCGGTTGGAAACCCATTCGGTGCTGGGGGCGGACGCCTCCAACTTCCTGTTGACCAACACCGTCACCGCGTGGGCGACCGTAGGCGATGCGGAAGAGGAACTGGTCGCGGACCAGGAATGGACGGAGGTCATTCCGCGCACCTCCACGTGA
- a CDS encoding dipeptide ABC transporter ATP-binding protein translates to MSIDTPLAGGLEPVAAIGDAVTVEQLSISYRAGRELVPVATEVSFTIAEGQTFGLVGESGSGKSTVARTLLAQLRAGSQVTGGQVRVAGQDVFGLDPARLRALRGGTVALVAQNAGQSLTPSMRVGTQIHEAMTSHGLRASRADVLRALDQVRLPNVKDLARRYPHELSGGQQQRVGIAMAIAARPSVLVLDEPTTALDVVTQAAVLRLIKDLSRELQTATLIVSHDLGVVSGMADHVAVMRAGRILESRPTAELFTAPGHEYTRQLLSDVPTLGARSRTASVAPAAGAGQEPEPPADTRNRGSDVLLSCENVSISYHASGPPAVDSVDLEIRRGETLAIVGESGSGKSTLAWSLAGLAAPSSGTMRVHGDSVTGTGGDLARPVARRSRELRQMVQLIFQNADTSLNPRRTIAAAIRRPLRLFGTVARAEERRRVEELLTEVGLPASFGKRLPAQLSGGQRQRVGIARALAAAPELIIADEITTALDVSVQADILELLSGLQESHGLSTLFISHDLAVVADVADRVMVMKNGRVVEIGDVADVFSGPNHPYTASLLDAVLEPGVLELPQSPAEEQTWIDDNPGGWFEPSPGHLIRKWKGTGNR, encoded by the coding sequence ATGAGCATCGATACGCCCCTGGCCGGAGGCTTGGAACCGGTGGCAGCCATCGGGGACGCGGTCACCGTTGAACAACTATCCATTTCCTACCGCGCCGGCCGAGAGCTGGTGCCGGTGGCCACGGAGGTGTCTTTCACGATTGCCGAGGGTCAGACCTTCGGGCTGGTGGGTGAATCGGGCAGTGGCAAGTCAACCGTCGCGCGGACCCTGCTGGCCCAGCTGCGGGCAGGATCGCAGGTCACCGGCGGGCAGGTGCGGGTCGCGGGGCAGGACGTCTTTGGGCTCGACCCTGCCCGGTTGCGCGCCCTGCGTGGCGGAACCGTGGCCCTGGTCGCGCAGAACGCCGGCCAGTCGCTGACCCCGTCCATGCGGGTGGGCACGCAGATCCACGAGGCGATGACCAGCCACGGGCTGCGCGCCAGCCGAGCAGACGTGCTGCGGGCACTGGACCAGGTGAGGCTGCCGAACGTGAAGGACCTGGCCCGGCGCTACCCGCACGAGCTCTCCGGAGGCCAGCAGCAACGCGTCGGCATCGCCATGGCGATCGCGGCACGGCCCTCGGTGCTGGTGCTCGACGAGCCGACCACCGCCCTGGACGTGGTGACCCAGGCGGCGGTGCTGCGCCTGATCAAGGACCTAAGCCGGGAATTGCAGACCGCCACGCTGATCGTCAGCCACGACCTGGGCGTGGTCTCGGGCATGGCCGACCACGTCGCCGTGATGCGCGCCGGACGGATCCTGGAAAGCAGGCCCACGGCCGAACTCTTCACCGCCCCGGGGCACGAGTACACCCGCCAGCTGCTGAGCGACGTTCCGACGCTCGGCGCACGCTCCCGTACCGCATCGGTTGCCCCTGCAGCCGGCGCCGGCCAAGAGCCGGAGCCGCCCGCAGACACCCGAAACCGGGGCAGCGACGTCCTGCTCAGTTGCGAAAACGTGAGCATTTCCTACCATGCGTCCGGACCGCCTGCGGTGGATTCGGTCGACCTGGAGATCCGGCGCGGGGAGACGCTGGCGATCGTGGGGGAGTCGGGAAGCGGGAAATCGACCCTGGCCTGGTCGCTGGCCGGGCTGGCGGCCCCGTCCTCCGGGACCATGCGCGTGCACGGCGACTCCGTGACCGGGACCGGCGGGGACCTGGCGCGACCGGTGGCCCGGCGCAGCCGCGAGCTGCGCCAAATGGTGCAGCTGATCTTCCAGAACGCCGACACATCCCTGAACCCGCGCCGCACCATCGCTGCGGCGATCCGCCGCCCGCTGCGCCTGTTCGGCACCGTCGCACGCGCCGAGGAGCGACGCCGGGTCGAGGAACTGCTCACCGAGGTCGGGCTGCCGGCCAGCTTTGGCAAACGGCTCCCGGCCCAGCTCTCCGGCGGGCAGCGCCAACGCGTGGGCATCGCCCGGGCACTGGCCGCCGCACCGGAGCTGATCATCGCCGACGAGATCACCACCGCGCTCGATGTTTCGGTGCAGGCAGACATCCTCGAGCTGCTGTCCGGACTGCAGGAATCACATGGCTTGAGCACGCTGTTCATCAGCCACGACCTCGCCGTTGTAGCCGACGTGGCGGACCGGGTGATGGTCATGAAGAACGGGCGGGTGGTCGAGATCGGAGATGTGGCTGATGTCTTCTCCGGTCCCAACCACCCGTACACCGCCTCGCTGCTGGACGCGGTTCTCGAACCCGGGGTCCTGGAACTGCCGCAGTCTCCGGCCGAAGAACAAACCTGGATCGACGACAACCCCGGAGGCTGGTTCGAGCCCAGCCCCGGACACCTGATCCGCAAGTGGAAAGGAACCGGGAACAGATGA
- a CDS encoding ABC transporter permease, giving the protein MKSTLRGAGPAFIIGIVLILGNVLLALLAPWISPYDPVASDSAAALQGPSGTHWLGTDMYGRDILSRTLNGGRYALQVTFLATTIAVAIGALLGCLVAYLGGWFDDVVMRVVDAILSVPTILALLVVVSVLGSGMWVIVLAVVVVYTPAVIRVVRGAARSVKSLDYVTAARARGERAGPIVLREILPNVSDVVLVEYAMRASWVVLLISTLSFLGFGANPPAPDWGLMVAENRTALTVVPWATLGPVAALASFVIGLHLTSDGLGKRLGVDRAMTGVK; this is encoded by the coding sequence ATGAAGTCGACCCTGCGCGGGGCCGGACCCGCATTCATCATCGGGATCGTCCTGATCCTCGGCAACGTGCTGCTGGCCCTGCTGGCACCATGGATCTCACCCTACGACCCGGTGGCCAGCGATTCCGCCGCCGCCCTGCAGGGTCCCAGCGGGACACATTGGCTGGGAACTGACATGTATGGCCGCGACATCCTCTCACGCACCCTCAACGGCGGGCGCTACGCCCTGCAGGTGACGTTCCTGGCAACAACGATCGCCGTGGCCATCGGCGCCCTGCTCGGCTGCCTGGTCGCATATCTCGGTGGTTGGTTCGACGACGTCGTAATGCGCGTGGTCGACGCCATCCTCTCCGTGCCCACCATCCTGGCCCTGCTGGTGGTCGTCTCGGTGCTGGGCAGCGGAATGTGGGTGATCGTGCTGGCCGTCGTGGTGGTCTACACGCCGGCGGTCATCCGCGTGGTGCGCGGGGCCGCCCGGTCCGTGAAATCACTGGACTACGTCACGGCGGCCAGGGCACGCGGCGAACGTGCCGGCCCGATCGTTCTGAGGGAGATCCTGCCCAACGTGTCCGACGTGGTGCTGGTCGAGTACGCCATGCGGGCCAGCTGGGTGGTCCTGTTGATTTCCACGCTGTCCTTCCTGGGCTTCGGAGCCAACCCGCCGGCCCCCGACTGGGGACTGATGGTCGCGGAAAACCGGACGGCATTGACGGTGGTCCCGTGGGCCACCCTGGGACCGGTGGCCGCACTGGCCAGCTTCGTCATCGGCCTCCATCTGACCTCCGACGGGCTTGGCAAGCGCCTTGGCGTCGACCGTGCAATGACGGGAGTGAAATGA
- a CDS encoding ABC transporter permease — MPLLILRRLGSAVLTIVLASLLVFLAIQALPGDVVQQILGRDATPEAVAQMRSELGLDTPVFLRYIQWLFGALQGDFGTSLVSGEPVGPNLLLHFRNTLLIAIPTVIISVTLSIVLGVIAGLRRGKLADHSISLISLLAMSIPEFMVAALLVLAFAVGIPLFPAVVLDGPQASLAQLLPSIWLPVIVLSLAMAAYIIRMTRTSTIDVMTSEFITTAELKGLRRARVVMRHALPTALLPTLNVVAINIAWMLGGVVVVENIFNYPGMGNLMLEAVFNRDLPVIEAVAVVSAAIYVACNLLADLAAMALDPRQRLRQRTRRGTGVGAGTTASPAISTDERSQP; from the coding sequence ATGCCGTTGTTGATCCTGCGCCGTCTTGGCAGCGCCGTCCTGACCATTGTGCTGGCCTCGCTGCTGGTCTTCCTCGCAATCCAAGCACTGCCGGGAGACGTCGTCCAGCAGATCCTGGGCAGGGATGCCACACCCGAGGCCGTTGCCCAGATGCGCAGCGAACTGGGCCTGGACACCCCGGTCTTCCTGCGGTACATCCAGTGGCTGTTCGGTGCGCTGCAGGGGGACTTTGGCACCTCGCTGGTCTCCGGTGAGCCGGTGGGGCCGAACCTGCTGCTGCATTTCCGCAACACCCTGCTCATCGCCATCCCCACGGTCATCATTTCGGTGACACTGTCCATCGTGCTCGGTGTCATCGCCGGGCTGCGCCGCGGGAAGTTGGCCGACCATTCCATCTCGCTAATCTCATTGCTGGCCATGAGCATCCCCGAATTCATGGTCGCCGCCCTGCTGGTGTTGGCTTTCGCCGTGGGCATCCCGTTGTTTCCCGCCGTTGTGCTCGATGGACCGCAAGCGAGCCTGGCCCAGCTGCTGCCCAGCATCTGGCTCCCGGTGATCGTGCTTTCCCTGGCCATGGCCGCCTACATCATCAGGATGACCCGGACCTCCACGATCGACGTGATGACTTCGGAGTTCATCACCACGGCCGAGCTCAAGGGGCTGCGGCGCGCGCGGGTGGTCATGCGCCACGCGCTGCCCACCGCGCTGCTGCCGACGCTGAACGTCGTGGCCATCAACATCGCCTGGATGCTCGGCGGCGTGGTGGTGGTGGAGAACATCTTCAACTACCCCGGCATGGGGAACCTGATGCTGGAGGCGGTATTCAACCGGGACCTTCCTGTCATTGAAGCCGTCGCGGTCGTCTCGGCGGCCATTTACGTGGCCTGCAACCTGCTCGCCGATCTGGCGGCCATGGCCCTGGACCCCCGGCAACGACTGCGCCAAAGAACGCGCCGGGGCACCGGGGTCGGTGCAGGGACGACGGCGTCCCCGGCCATTTCCACCGACGAACGGAGCCAGCCATGA
- a CDS encoding ABC transporter substrate-binding protein, producing the protein MPISSSMDRRTILSAGMILGAGALVGGLSGCGVSNGVAEIPLAAARGAAAPGRRMRIARPAASAAETLDPASSLSAYEYLGAIYNRLVKLDEQGTTIPDLASEWSSTPDGKTWTFKLRRGVLFHDGRALTASDVIYTLGHILDPKTGSPQAGVLAPILEPSGVTASDSHTVVFTLTSPNAEFPSLLTAYQCYIIPAGSAAAIGRTGIGTGPFKLSSYTPAGRGSVEAFAGHFAGPPALDGIDFYSVQDTSARVNALLAGQIDLISQTNLDFATARVVASSPVATVARAKDAQWYTIPMLATSKEFSDPRVRQAMKLAYNPEDIVATALQGNGSPGWDNPVPPGYADALDHTRPYDPEKAKALLKKAGVEGLQMPIYTSSYDSVFTPLAVAYAEAVKQAGIQLTVTSASSDSYYTEIWMKKPLSVSYWFTGRPVDQLLNQVFRSGSSYNESAWSNKAFDRLLVDARREMNDERRRGIYQDAQRLIIEDGADMTPMFGDRLVGLSRKVVNYSEFGFEFDYLKIGLS; encoded by the coding sequence ATGCCGATTTCATCATCAATGGATCGCCGGACCATCCTCTCGGCCGGCATGATCCTCGGCGCGGGGGCCCTCGTCGGGGGCCTGTCCGGCTGCGGCGTGTCCAACGGCGTGGCCGAGATCCCACTGGCCGCCGCGAGGGGAGCCGCGGCCCCGGGCCGACGCATGCGCATCGCCCGGCCCGCGGCCTCCGCTGCCGAAACACTGGATCCGGCCAGCTCGCTGTCCGCCTACGAATACCTAGGAGCGATCTATAACCGGCTGGTGAAGCTCGACGAGCAGGGCACCACCATCCCGGATCTCGCCTCCGAATGGTCGTCGACCCCCGACGGGAAGACCTGGACGTTCAAGCTGCGCCGCGGGGTCCTCTTCCACGACGGGCGTGCGCTGACCGCCAGCGACGTCATCTACACCCTCGGGCACATCCTGGATCCCAAGACCGGATCCCCGCAGGCCGGGGTGCTGGCCCCGATCCTCGAGCCCTCAGGGGTCACCGCCAGCGACAGCCACACTGTCGTCTTTACCCTGACCTCCCCGAATGCAGAGTTCCCGTCTCTGCTCACGGCCTACCAGTGCTACATCATCCCGGCCGGCTCGGCCGCCGCCATCGGCCGCACGGGCATCGGCACCGGGCCGTTCAAGCTGAGCAGCTACACCCCAGCCGGGCGCGGGAGCGTGGAGGCGTTCGCCGGGCACTTCGCCGGTCCGCCGGCGCTGGACGGCATCGACTTCTACTCCGTCCAGGACACCAGCGCCCGGGTCAATGCGCTGCTGGCGGGACAGATCGACCTGATCAGCCAAACCAACCTGGACTTCGCCACGGCGAGGGTCGTGGCATCCTCTCCCGTGGCCACCGTGGCACGGGCCAAGGACGCCCAGTGGTACACCATCCCGATGCTGGCCACCTCCAAGGAGTTCTCCGACCCGAGGGTCCGGCAGGCCATGAAACTGGCCTACAACCCGGAAGACATCGTCGCGACCGCGCTGCAGGGCAACGGCAGTCCCGGCTGGGACAACCCCGTACCACCCGGCTATGCCGACGCGCTGGACCACACCCGGCCCTACGACCCGGAAAAGGCCAAAGCCCTGCTGAAAAAGGCCGGGGTCGAGGGCCTGCAGATGCCGATCTACACCTCGTCCTACGACTCGGTTTTCACTCCGTTGGCCGTCGCCTACGCCGAAGCCGTGAAACAGGCCGGCATCCAGCTCACTGTCACCAGTGCCTCCTCGGACTCGTACTACACGGAGATCTGGATGAAGAAGCCACTTTCCGTCAGCTACTGGTTCACCGGCCGTCCCGTCGACCAGCTGCTGAACCAGGTCTTCCGTTCCGGTTCCTCCTACAACGAATCGGCTTGGTCGAACAAGGCGTTCGATCGGCTGCTCGTAGACGCACGCCGAGAGATGAATGACGAGCGGCGGCGGGGGATCTACCAAGATGCCCAGCGCCTGATCATCGAGGACGGTGCCGACATGACACCCATGTTCGGAGACCGGCTGGTCGGCCTCTCTCGCAAGGTCGTGAACTACTCGGAATTCGGTTTCGAATTCGACTACCTGAAGATCGGACTGAGCTGA
- a CDS encoding FAD-binding oxidoreductase, whose product MEPQTLSTETAEELFAPLRTSLRGTLTLPQDAAYDAARAVYNGMVDRRPAAIARVADTADIVAAVDFARENSLGLAVRGGGHQASGLAVADDALVIDLGAMRSTTVDPVAHTVRVDGGALWADVDHATVAFGQAVPSGFIASTGVGGLALGGGIGYLTRRFGLTVDNLLAADVVLADGTLVTADEHRNPDLFWALRGGGGNFGVVTSFTFRMHEIGEHGTIIGGPVFYDLADAPAVMRWYRELLPALPEELSGWLGLLTIPPAPPFPEDLWGRKACGIIWCYTGAHEAAEKVLAPVREFGNPLVVGLAPMPFSALQSVFDPLFPAGMQWYWRADFVTEISDAAIDVHAKYGELLPTGYSTMHLYPIDGAAARVPADATAFAYRSGGWAGVIVGVDPDPANAGLITEWTKAYHDALHPTTAGGAYVNFMMDEGTERIRASYLGNYERLARTKAAYDPGNLFHHNQNIVPAG is encoded by the coding sequence ATGGAACCGCAGACCCTTTCCACCGAAACCGCCGAGGAACTTTTTGCCCCGCTGCGCACCTCCCTGCGCGGGACGCTGACCCTGCCGCAGGACGCCGCGTACGATGCGGCGCGTGCCGTCTACAACGGCATGGTCGACCGCCGTCCGGCCGCCATCGCCCGGGTCGCCGACACCGCGGACATCGTCGCGGCCGTGGACTTCGCCCGCGAAAACTCCCTCGGGCTCGCGGTGCGCGGCGGCGGGCACCAGGCCTCCGGGCTGGCCGTGGCCGACGACGCACTGGTCATCGACCTGGGCGCCATGCGCTCCACGACGGTGGACCCTGTCGCACACACCGTTCGGGTCGACGGCGGGGCGTTGTGGGCCGACGTCGACCACGCCACCGTGGCCTTCGGCCAGGCCGTCCCCAGCGGCTTCATCGCCTCCACGGGCGTCGGCGGGCTGGCCCTGGGCGGCGGCATCGGCTACCTGACCCGGCGCTTCGGCCTGACCGTGGACAACCTGCTGGCCGCCGACGTGGTGCTGGCCGACGGCACCCTGGTCACCGCCGACGAGCACCGGAACCCCGACCTGTTCTGGGCTCTGCGCGGGGGCGGGGGCAACTTCGGCGTCGTCACGTCCTTCACCTTCCGCATGCACGAGATCGGGGAACACGGCACCATCATCGGAGGCCCGGTGTTCTACGACCTGGCCGACGCCCCGGCGGTGATGCGCTGGTACCGCGAATTGCTGCCGGCCCTGCCCGAGGAGCTCTCCGGCTGGCTCGGGCTGCTCACCATCCCGCCGGCCCCACCCTTCCCCGAGGACCTCTGGGGCAGGAAGGCCTGCGGCATCATCTGGTGCTACACCGGGGCGCACGAGGCGGCCGAGAAGGTCCTTGCACCGGTGCGCGAGTTCGGCAACCCACTGGTGGTCGGCCTGGCACCCATGCCGTTTTCCGCGCTGCAGTCCGTCTTCGACCCGCTGTTCCCGGCCGGGATGCAGTGGTACTGGCGCGCGGACTTCGTCACGGAGATCTCCGACGCCGCGATTGACGTCCACGCCAAGTACGGGGAGCTGCTGCCCACCGGGTACTCCACCATGCACCTGTACCCGATCGACGGGGCCGCCGCGCGCGTGCCCGCCGACGCCACCGCGTTCGCCTACCGCTCCGGCGGCTGGGCCGGGGTGATCGTGGGGGTCGACCCCGACCCGGCCAACGCCGGACTCATCACCGAGTGGACCAAGGCGTACCACGACGCGCTGCACCCCACCACCGCCGGCGGGGCGTACGTGAACTTCATGATGGACGAGGGAACCGAGAGGATCCGCGCCTCCTACCTGGGCAACTACGAGCGGCTGGCCCGCACCAAGGCGGCCTACGACCCGGGCAACCTGTTCCACCACAACCAGAACATCGTGCCCGCCGGCTGA